The sequence atattcatcatttagagtgaaacaatatcaacatcagtgtggacgtagcccaaacattggggtgaaccacgatacatcttatgttctttactttcttgcagattcacggtcggatttacgttgttccaagacccctccggttttgtgcatcaacatttagcgtcgtttgtgggaatcgacacgaaaagccatgtcggttctctctcaatttttcaactctgccgtgaatctgcaaaacccaaaaaccccaaCGCTCAAATCTCTGCCACACTGAGTAGGGAAGGCCGTGAAGACACCAAATtcatttcctctctctctctctctctcctgcaattacaaagcttcatcatttCTCACTTCCCACTGTAaattcaaaaccctaatccccaAATCTCGTTCAGCTTTCAATAACCATGTGCTCCTCTTGTGCACCTCATTCTTCCTCAATCTTCCTTCCCACATACACTTCCTTACTTATACGACTCCGTACTCTTTCCCCGACCTTAATTCTCttgaaacccaaatccacaaggccTAAACTGCGCCTCTCTACCTCGCTCGCCCAGCGAAACCTCGACATTTCATGGTTTCCATCGGACCAATCCGATGACGGCGACTATGGCAGTTGGGAAATGGTCGATTATCCACTTCCCCGCAGAAGTCCAGGGTTACCTAAAATTGTGATTGTGGGCATTGGGGCTTCACTGCGGTAATAGTTGCCGCCATTGCTCATTTTTCGCGATCGAAAAGAGGTTTTAAGTTTCAAATTACGAGTCCATTGCATTCTTTTCAAAGAATATTGAGTCGGGGATCTGATACTGAATCTGCTAACCAATGAGCATTGGATGAAGATGCCACGGTCCCTGAGGCAAGTCCAAGGACTGTACCTGTTGTTGATAGCAACAATGTTAGTTTAGAGCTCTTCGATAGAACATGTCCAGAGGCCACTACACAGAGCGTGCTGCTGCCTCCGTCATGAAGACGACTATCGAAGTTGTTCAACTACCTAGCCATGCCGAACTCCTCCCATTTCCTACCTGCTCTCTTTGCCCACTTCAACTCAATCACGAAGTTGACAACTACACCGGGCTCCAAGGGTTATTGGTCTTCAATACCGTCGGTGGCGGTATCGGATCGGGTCTTATGTTGTTGCCTCTGGAGCTGCTTTCGATTGATTACGGAAAGAAATCCAAGCTGGGATTCACTGTGTACCCTTCTCCCCAGGTTTCTACATCTGTTGTGAGCCTTACAACAGTGTTCTCTCAACCCATTCTCTGCTGGAACACACCGATGTGTCTGTGTTGCTTGACAATTATGCCATCTACGACAtctgcaaaagcaaaagcagaaagcagaagaaaaaaaacaagaaaaagtaGAAAGCATGGCAACCCATTACTCAATCAGTCTCGGAGATAATTGCAGAAAGCAGAAAAAACGAAGCAAAAGCAAGTCTGCAAGTGAGTATGTCTAGAGgtggagagacagagagaggtgtggtggaaaagagaaagtaaaagcaaaagcaaaagctcaAATTCCCTCCAATTGTGCAGATGTTATCCCATTATCCAACCATCTGCCATACCCACCTTCTGCAGTAgtttttttgaatgatgtgatttacttttcttatcttttgagGACAACTGTATAAACCCATCAGAGTgtaatcataaataaagaaagaaggtagcatgccaaaaacaaaaaacaaaaaaaacggcaagcccaatGTAATGGGCTGGAGTGTTATagggagggcgaaggcccatatgcccaaaagagccaggccatATGGCttcaaatttattcggcaccctgctgctattatcaccaaccaggtgatcaaaaatacgtctagtactccaaatttattcagCACCCtaccgttattatcaccaaccaagtgatcaaaagtacgcccagtactccaaaattattcggcatcctgccgctattatcaccaaccaggtgatcaaaagtacgcctagtactccaaaattattcggcagtctgccgctatcatcaccaaccaggtgatcaaaagtacgtccagtactccataacattcatgagcatcactcatgtcaatcatacataaacattcatgaacatcattcatgtcaacattcatgaacatcactcatgtcaacatttatgaACATCATTcatatcaacattcatgagcatcgctcatgtcaacattcatgagcatcactcatgtcaatcagcttcgaaagtttcatttacagagctccagctttgaaagcttcatttacgaagctccgacttcaaagcttcatttacagagctctagcttcaaaagcttcatttacaaaagctccagcttcgaaagcttcatttacagagctctagcttcaaaatctttatttacaaaagctccagctttaaaagcttcaaagCTCCGACtttaaagtttcacctacaaagcttcagtgcatggtatacaaagatcaCCTCCAAACAACCGTCACTTCGgctcatacatggattcaatttgaagtctccagccaacagaatCTATTGaatgaagacttgggggactacactatatactatatattgggcttccgcaactgggcctcatgaaaaatacttgggggacttagcccatcacttatgcattgaggaacgagcccttattctataaaagggactccctcacttttattagagagcacccattatttatgtattgaggagcgagccttcaTTCTATAAAAGGGGCTCCCTCACTATCAtcagagagcatcgccgccagctgagcaaccgcatcactgcgagcatcactcataacccattacTTATGCATTAAGGAgtgagctcttattctataaaagggaccccctcactttcattaaagagcacccattattcatgtattgaggagcaaacccttattttataaaagggactccctcaccaccattagaaaGCATCGTCGCCAGCTGAAcaaccacctcgccgcgagcatcactcataacccatcacttatgtattgaggagcgagcctttattttataaaagggactccctcaccatcattagagagcatcgccgccagctaagCACCCGCCttaccgcgagcatcactcctaacccatcatttatgtattgaggagcgagttcttattctataaaagggactccctcaccatcattagaaagcatcgccgcctgctgagcaaccgcctcgccgcgagcatcaactctagcccatcattcatgtattgaggagcgagcctttattctataaaagggactccctcaccttcaaacgccacaagccgagccaaccaaggcaacataagccacaagccgagtagcctcgcaacatgtgctacttctagttgagcatcatttcacattgagcaccgccttatATCGAGTATTTAATTCtaaacgacatctagttacttcggcccacacatggactgaatttcaagtctccagccaaaagactctcttgactgaaaacttgggggactactgtttgtaccatacttagggccttcatatttagacctcgtataaatactcaggggacttaaatgtaattatataataaatgaaggggcaaatatgtaataagtgaggagcccttattctataaaagggactcctcaccctcacaatcatcAAGCCTCACTCTCCTTATTAGGGGAGGTCAAGATTCAGACCATGGATataggaagagagaaaataggctagagagcacactgcctctagccttcttgtatattcgccattcagagtgaaacaatatcaagaTCAGTATGGATGTAACCCAAacatttgggtgaaccacgatacatcttgtgttctttactttcttgcagattcacggtcggatttacgttgtttcaagaccttccgattttgtgcatcaacaaccttTAATTGTGTTTAGGTGCATCGATGGAAGTGATCACATTCCCGATAGTTTGAAGGGCTTCCGGGCAATGGAAAacttgtgagtggaccccttcataacttatatatttttataaatattagCCTAGCATGCATTGCATATTTTATGAATGGAGCATgatttatattatgttttatGGATTTGCATACTTACGATTTATTTAAATCGCTTTTATGGAATAATTACAAATTATTGGATTTATATATTACTAAAGGTTATGAGtcattggattttcatttaTGAAATTCTATGGATTCACGTATGTGTTTATTATGGATTTATGAATATGATTTTCCATGGATTTATGAGACGAGGTTTGAGCTTTTGAGCTTAGATGTTTGATACGagttttgagatatgtttttgctacttatctagtgggttatcatacggCACATCCACACACCACGAGTATAgatgtctatggccataggacacagaTGATGGATGAGTGAGTTATGATATATATTATACCCCCAGCTTCACCGTCAAAAGCGGTGTCGGACAGCTTCACTAGCCATGCCTAGTGTCGGTGTGGATgttatgttatttgattcagcTTCAACTATGGGTGATGGACATGTTattcagcttcaccttcgggtgatgaaCATGTACTGCTTTCGAgtgactatgatacccctagttgagtacTTCACTGATGAGATTTACGGATTTGCCTTCGGGCGACGTTTTCAGCATTTTTAGCATGGTTTTACACGTATTGATTttacaaacatttttcattgcatgctagggttttcataaaacctaatgtgtagtattatatatatgtttatgttttcaaaacaggaggttagtatgttcataaaaTAAACTGGTTTTTGtactattagtattattataaaTTATGGTCCACTTAccttttctgttttgcaccccctcaAGAGTTAGGATCGAGGCACATGATCCCGGCGTCAAGACATTTCGATATAGGTATCCTCGAGTCTTCTCAATACAAGTATCCTCGAGTCTTCTTCGTGTAGGTATTATTCCATTGTCCATGTCTTTTCCTAGAAAATCTTTCGTATTATTCCATTGTCCATGTTATTTCCTAGAAAATCTTTCGTATTATTCTTAGTATTTGTATGCTTTGAACACGTTCCTGAAATGGTTTATTTCGTTCTAAATGCATATCCTTTCGACTAGAACATAACGCAAACAAATGGTGTGCAAGTTAGAGATCAAGAACCTGATACGAGGTTAAATCTTGAACTTTAAGCAGAAATGCCCGAAAGCTCACAACAACCATCGAGCTTCAATTGATCAAGAAGATTTGCATAGCGGAATTGTAACCGAGGATTGGTCGACGATTGATACCATGATAACAGTGCTCAAAGAATTGAAGAAACACATAAAACCTAGAGAAAGACAGagaattgtagagagagaacAAAGGCTATGAATTTCTGTATATTGCTTCGAATGAATACTACAAGAGCCATACACACTTATATAGCTCAGTGGCTGCCTTATCTCCTAAGCTATTGGTACTAACAGCTTTAACTAACTAACTGTCTTACTTAACCGTTTGCCATATTAGCACCATTTAATCTTTTGGAACATACTACCTTTCTTATACCGGTCAATACCAGAACCGGCCCACAGGGTATGCAAAAGGTGCCACCGCATAGGGCCCCCGATTTGGAAAGGCCCCCAAATTTTCATTACATGTATATAgatgcatataaaataaattagaggCAAAGGACAATCATATATGTGGTTCTAGCGCTATCGGTTTAGCTCTTATACCTTGTAGCCCATGTGCTGGGTTCGAATCCCTGTGACAttgctttgttaattttttaagctTTTGCAAATTTGCAAACTTAAAAAGGAGATTAAAAAAATGCATCCAACATGTATCGAACTCAGGACCTTTGAAGGTAAGTAAAAAAAACCTGGGCAATCAAACAACTTATTCACATTGCAATAACTTGTAATATATTAGTTttatagataaaaaaaattcaaaaaaaaataaaagaaaaaagaaaataacattAAAAACAACTGAAGGGCCACCATCTATGCCTTGCACAGAGTAAGTTGAGACCTCTTCCTCTTGTAAACAAAGTAAGTTTCTTAAAACTGTTATATCATAATGTGCGTAAATGCAGCTACTAGGGTTTCATTTTTACCTAACAGCTTCTCTTCAACTTATCAGCTGAAATGTAGTTTGGTATTTCTCATGTAGTTTGGTATTATATAATAATACTCATGTGCAATATTATATGCATTCGACATGGCCGGCAATGCATATGGATCGATCAATCTCTACGTGATATCATGCCATGCGTGCATGCATGTACCCAGAAGGATCTTAATTAGTTATCCCTCGCTATATATAGCTATAGTACTAGTTGATTGGGCCACGGACCTGATATACAGGTGATGTTTCCACGTAGCATTAATAGCCACCATCCTAATTCTAACCCTAATCTAATGGTCTTACAATAGCTAGGCCTAGGTAACCAAGAACCAAAATTGAAATGCCATATCTACTTAGATATGATTTGATATTAAATTGACCATATCTAAACAACCCACGACCATATTCTTCTTCAATCTGAGTTTTGCTCACGTCCCGGATGAATTCAAGAACATATTCAAAGAAATTCCGAGGAATGGTTTGTGGATTACGAAGGGCTATATTGCCATGATACATTGTACAAGGCTATAATTGCTGTGCACGTATGAAAGCTCATAAATTCTGAGCTCTAACACTAAGACCGAACGTACGTATTTCCTCTCAACTGCATTTTCCTGCTATTTTTCTGAATTTATATTCCAGTTTTGTACATAGAGTGCAACACGATCAATATATGAGATGGGTTTATGAGGGTcgatttgattttttatttagttttatttggtgCATATATATTGTTTCAAGCTAACTATGTCTTCACTATTCCAGTTCTGCTAATCACGTATCTTTGGATATAAGATTGAATTCTGTTTGTTCAACTCCTTATAAGGACATGTAAGGTTTGGTAAACTTACAATGTGAGACGTCTCTTTACATCCCCATGCGCCCCATCATGTGTGACTGATGGGAGTCATGCAAGGGGCCAATCTACTCTAGCTAATACCATAAAGAAATttgagattccaccataaaatcaattagaAATATGAGGAGTAGTCCAACTTCTTATAAGGACGTGTAAGTTTTTGGTAAACTTTTGATGTAAGATATTTCTCTCATCCTCACATTCTGGACATGCGGAGATTGTAATTGATAGTTACAAAAAGggttgtgattttcacacacccttaacTACTTTTCCCACACCCCTCCCTATTTTTTAGTACTTAATTGGTATCTACTATTTAATCTTTCATATATACCCCTTCCTATTtaatctttcattaattaccatAAAAAAAGTAGGAAAGGTATATATGGAAGATTAAATAGTAGGATAccaattaactattaaaaaataggaAGGGATGTGGGAAAAGTAgttaagggtgtgtgaaaatcacaaccCTTAAAAAAATGGCTCTATACTTAAAGGAGCATAGAAATGGCGTTCTTTTTACACCTTTTTATACACAAAAAAGAATGAACCCTAAGTTTTGACCAACATGAAGTCTTGACAGATTCTTCAAGTTCTTAATTTCCTAGAAAATGAACCATATTGTTGTTGCGGTCGCGCACGAGTGATTAAAACAAAATTCACGATTTAAAAGTTTAAAGTGGTGTATCACAAAATGACAAGCATTATTTCCACGGAGATTTTATGCACAACATCCCCCATGTCATTTTAGGTGCAAGTTGTGGGCAAAAGCAAAAGTTGGCAGAAAGCTGAATAGGATGCATTGCTAAATAGGATCACCTtctgctttcttttcttttccactggaggggagggagagagggagagagagagagagagagagagagagagagagagagagagagaaccaatCACAATATGAAGTACAAGCCCTAATGCATCATGCATTGTAAAAAGCAAATGATAACTAAACACTTTTTCAACTTTTCTTAGCTCGAAAAATGAATAATAAAGATTGACTTTAAAATATCAAACTATGAAGATTGTTTCAAACATCAGACTAGTTGATAGGCTGGATAATCTaagacttttttttcttcttccacgcTTCTCTTTAAGTTTCATCATCGGATTGAATAAATTCACTAAAACCAACATACATATATTTTGAAGAGGGTAAAAAGGGTATATGTATTTCTATGTATTTCTTCTGTAAAAATTGtaaataattatatattgaATGACATATTGTGAAGGGTGTGAGGACCACAATGATGCTACAACAATGATGTTACATTTGAACTTGCACATGATGGTGAAAGATGTGTAGGTTTTCAATGCTTATACCTAATACCATAAATGCCACATACCCTGTCACATTCGTACGTAAAAGAGGAATTGGAATGCTTGGAGTATAATTTGTGTGACAACAAACTTACAAGGACAATGTgaatttttcttctaattttgataatttcatGTTACATGTATGCCAGAAGAATTGCAAAGAccttggtacaaattaaattaatggtATAATTGCAAACTGGGTTTGGTTTGAATTTGAGCATTTCCTAAATAATTAGGCATCTTtagaaaacacaaaaattcTACTATAACATGTAACTGATGAATGAATGGTTCGATTTGTGAACGAGGATTCAACAACAAAGAATTCAACAGCCAAGACCCCAGtatgttttaagttttatacACCGGTCAATActaaaaaaattcatcaaaacattTCACACCCTTTGGGATTTGATGCTTCTGGCTGTAATCGACTAATAGTGATGACCACAAGATGATATCGTCTAGGGTGCCAAATTTTGAAGTGGTAAAGAAATAACATGGTGAATTTATTCCCAACTGAAGTCGGCTAAAATTTTcctaccaaacaagaaaatggaattttgtttcttcaaaaaTGCAAAACCATTTTTGGATAGAGATCAGTTGTTTTTGAAAGGTTTCTGAAAACATGGGTTCATTGGGCTTAATTTCAATGGAAGGTTGCTGGGTGTTTCCTGCCAAACTTCACGTGAGCAAGCGTATTGTTTTAACAGTATGAAGAAAGTTGATGTTTCATTTTAAAATTAGTTGGCAAGGAGGAAGTGAGCCAACACCTTGTAAAGCCCTTGCAAGGTCGGTTTTCTCATCTTCCCGATATGAAACAATTCTTCACATCCTTACACAAAGGCCACTTGTTTTTGTAATCATATGCATATCTTATGTTCCACCAATTAAGCTTAATCTGTTTGTAGGCCATGTTTTAGTAGTGTTTTGGCTCCGGTTTTGGAATTTATCATGCTGTTTTTCTTCCCATTCTGCACTCTGCAGGTTGGTTTGTACTCTGTACTGCTTTTGAAGAGTGTTtctttgattgaataaatgctTGTCCATAAATTAGGCAAACACACCATAATCTGTTcactttttctctttcttttggcTTATACAGAAAGCATGCAAGTTCCAAAGTGTTGTGAGAATGCTTTTCAGAAAAGCACATTTCTTTAGCCAGAACTTCAATTACAAGACAAGTTAGAAGTTTAATTATAAGCAGTAAATCTGGAAAAGCATTGACCATGTAGAGGCATATCATATGGTCTCTTAAATCATGCATAACTCTGCCAAATTGTCAACCTTTTATCAACACTAATGGGACTTGGGGCTTAGGGCGACATCCACCCCTCTGCACCCGAGGTCATGAGTTCAATTTCTCTTTCTCCAACATCAACCTTGTATTTATAAAGGGAAGTGATTTTGTCACTCTCTTTTTAGCTTCTCTTACACCCCTCTTTATCTATGCCtatcaaattgaataaatcaaacgaaaacaATAAACAAGATTCAACAAGGGTGTGCGAAAAACTGAAAAGAATGCTTTTATCCATTTCTTTTGTAAATATATAAACTGAAAATGCCAAATTCACTTGGCAACaaccaaaaagttgaatttaaATTATCATTACTAAACATATGGTCTAAACAATCATAAGTGCACAAAAAATATGTTACCTTAATGCTAAAATCATAATCCAACTCTGTAAAAATTGACATAATATTTCAGTACTATGTACAATATCTGGAACAATCTACTGCAGGGGAGTTTACTGAGAGATGGGAAGACCTACTGAAAGACAAGAAAAACTGAAATGAGACCCATACAATTGGCTTTCCAATTTGCACCGGAATACATGGAAAGATGTAGACACCGAAAATGTAATTAAATGGAACAAAATTGACCTAATTTAACTTTCTAGTTCACTTCGTATCCAGTCCTGCGCACACATCAATGCTTGGACAGTGGCTGGGTTCATGGAACTCCAATCACGGTCGAGCACTCTTCCTGCGGTGTTGAATGCTGAGTCCTTCGCAACTTTTGACACAGGAATTCCCAACACATTGCGCGCCATCATAGATAGGACAGGGTACCTAGGAGCGTGAACTTTCCACCAATTTAATATGTCAAATCCTGATGCGTGACGAGGGAAGGCAGGCTCCTCCAAGTACTTGTCCAAATCTGACTTTGTTCCATCGGTCTGAGTAGTTTCCTCAATGTATTTGTCAAAGCCACTCAGCCTATCCCCCGACTCCCTTTCAGAACCGGGAAAGTGAGAACTACCACCAACTTGCCAAGGCACAATTTGATCAAGGGAAGCTAAGCAGTTTGAATGTTCATTATACAGTTCCTTGACACACTCAAAAGCACCAGAAATATGGCTTGGAGCGCCACTGCCAAAAACTTTCCCGTAATAATACTCTACCAATTTCATCTTGAATCGAGGATCTAATATGGCTGCAACCGCTAAAACCAAGCTACATCTCTGCCAATATTCTTCAAATCTGCTTCTCATCTTAAAAGCCAGAGACCTGATATAATCATCTGGATTCTTGCACCACTCATTCAGCTGTGAGTATACTTCACAAAGCTCAGGAAAATACAAATTTGTAGTCGGAGACTTGAATTTTGTGAAACTATTGGTAACCTCAACAAAGAGCTTCAAGTAGCTCGTAATGACACTCACTCTATCCCATTCAATATCGGATGGGCACATTGTGTAGACAATGTCATTTGCATGCAAAAGATAAAATGCGTCCCTGTACTCCAAAGCAATTTCAAGCATAACATATGTCGAGTTCCACTGCATTTGATTATCTAGGCATAGGAACCTCTTACTCTGACCTCCAACTTGTTGAGCTATCTTGTCAAATTTTGCTTGTAATGCTTGTGAACTTTTGACATACCGTATACTTCCTCGAATCTTATCAGTTATCTCACAAAGTGCTTCTAGAGCATCCTGAAACATCATATAGAGAACATTTGCTGCACAACACACATCAAATAACCGACCATTACAATAAAGTAACTTGTTTTGGGACAGCCTGTCTCTGATTCTAATGACCATGTTGTCGTTGGTGGAATAACTATCAAAGGTCATAGAAGACAACTTACGATCAACATCCCATTCAATTAAAGAGGTCATGATAATTTCTGAATGCTTGTCTTCTGTATCAGAAGAATCAGCgacaataaaatttaaaatcttcTTATTTAATTGCCAAGAATCATCAATATAGTGTGCTGTCAAACACAAGTACTGAGCACCATCCAAAGAAGCCCACATATCCGCACTCAGGCTGATTCTACCAGGCAATTTATCCAACACATCATTCACCTTTTGCTTCTCTTTCACATAGATCTCCATACAGTCGGCCTCAACTCTTTCGGATGTCACAAGCTCAAATAAGGGCTGTAGATTCTTAACGAACACTTTGAATCCAACATCCTCAACCATATCCAAAGGATACCCATGTAAAATAATCATTCGGGCAAGATCAAATCTACTCCGCCTTTGATCAAAGTTATTACTTCCATAGTTGATGATGTCATCTTTTGTCTGCTCTTGCTCAAACCTAATATTCACAAGGTTAATAACTTCATCCTTTTTCCGCTGTTGATCCAAATTGAAATAAGttccttcctttctctttcCTCTTGCTGCATAGAGTTGAGGTATGCCAAGACTAGATCTTCTCTGACACCTAATTAAATGATTCCTCAAATGCGATGTCCCACTGGTACTTGATCCGCTGAGTTTCTTTTTACAATGTCTACAAACAGCAATACATGTGTTATCAGCCAATTTAATCCTATCAAAGTCATTCCACACGACAGATTTTAATCTGGTTGATTTGATGTTCACCGCATCAGACATATCCATTGCATTGACTTAGTACTTCACCAGTATCTGCACATCAAAAACATATATCTATAAATTATTAGTGATAGGATTGCTAActcaaaaaggaaaagaaagaatcaAAACAAGAAGTCGACTCAAAGATATGACTACCATACTTTCTTAAATTATCAATTCTCCCTCAGCAAAAATGTCATAAGACaataacataatattttttaaaagaaaaattcacaAACATTTGCCCGTGCATTTTCACACAACAGAAGTGAAACAATCTAAAAGGATTAATAATAGTCTCATAGTTATGGCGAACAACAATTATACGACAAAAATTAGTGGTAGGCTTCTGTCTATGCATGTCTGTATAGGCAAGATTGGTAAACTAATTATCCAAATACCCTACATTCATGCTGGcactaaataaaatatatgtctCGGGTTATAACAGGGCATCCATATCCAACAGTTAAGGAGCAAAATTAACTTAAGTAATAAGCTATGCAGGTTGCAAAGTAACAAATTTCTCAAAGATAACATCAACCAGTTCAAAGAGGCTGAGATAGAGACGTCAAAAGAAGAGAAATTATTAACAGAATCGAACAGACATATAATATGAATTGGTACGACGCAAATCAAAAACACGATTTGACCCGTGCCATCCATGACCAAGTAAAAAGAACAAAAGTCTCGATTTAGCCTTTTGGATTGATGACTAACGCATTTCTCTTCTTTCAGCAGAAAAATGGCATTGATAACTCCAGAGTGTTATTAATAAGAACACACAACCAATACCGCATACTTTTACAGCAATTAATGAGTGCGAAGCAAGACACCATCTCTGAAACTGCAGAACATACAATGCAGTACAGGCAGAATCACTCTCTACCATAACCGAAACAAGGGTTGTCGTAAAATAACTACGACATTCGTGCAATCGTTCTACAAGTAACGCAATACGCAGAGCAACCATGCATGAGAAAATTTACTATGCCAAGCAtcataaaatccaaaatttaCGGGTTTGCAACAAATTCCTAAGAACAATAAAGATGACAagttcttttatttgtaccaaaagaaggaagaaagaggggAAAGAGAGCATATTGAAGGAATCATAACAAATTCGACCCGAGAGTTGAACCCGGGTCCATGACCTAGAGAGAGAAGCTGGGTCGGGCATTTCAGAAGCGGGTAATTAGGT is a genomic window of Malus domestica chromosome 09, GDT2T_hap1 containing:
- the LOC108174179 gene encoding zinc finger BED domain-containing protein RICESLEEPER 1-like translates to MDMSDAVNIKSTRLKSVVWNDFDRIKLADNTCIAVCRHCKKKLSGSSTSGTSHLRNHLIRCQRRSSLGIPQLYAARGKRKEGTYFNLDQQRKKDEVINLVNIRFEQEQTKDDIINYGSNNFDQRRSRFDLARMIILHGYPLDMVEDVGFKVFVKNLQPLFELVTSERVEADCMEIYVKEKQKVNDVLDKLPGRISLSADMWASLDGAQYLCLTAHYIDDSWQLNKKILNFIVADSSDTEDKHSEIIMTSLIEWDVDRKLSSMTFDSYSTNDNMVIRIRDRLSQNKLLYCNGRLFDVCCAANVLYMMFQDALEALCEITDKIRGSIRYVKSSQALQAKFDKIAQQVGGQSKRFLCLDNQMQWNSTYVMLEIALEYRDAFYLLHANDIVYTMCPSDIEWDRVSVITSYLKLFVEVTNSFTKFKSPTTNLYFPELCEVYSQLNEWCKNPDDYIRSLAFKMRSRFEEYWQRCSLVLAVAAILDPRFKMKLVEYYYGKVFGSGAPSHISGAFECVKELYNEHSNCLASLDQIVPWQVGGSSHFPGSERESGDRLSGFDKYIEETTQTDGTKSDLDKYLEEPAFPRHASGFDILNWWKVHAPRYPVLSMMARNVLGIPVSKVAKDSAFNTAGRVLDRDWSSMNPATVQALMCAQDWIRSELES